A section of the Alkalicoccobacillus plakortidis genome encodes:
- a CDS encoding flavodoxin family protein encodes MSIHALFLNCSLKKSSEGQSNTEALMNEVSSRLEQHDVTTESIRVADYNVAYGIVDDAGEGDEWPQIIEKLKAADIVVIGTPLWIGEKSSIATKVMERLYGSNGMTNEKGQPFFYNKVGGVVVTGNEDGAKHAIASVVFGLSHIGFTMPPETATYWLGEAGPGPSFIEAEGHKHEFTMTQVKKMVHHLLYFAKLHQQNEIPVLEED; translated from the coding sequence ATGTCTATTCATGCACTATTTTTAAATTGCTCTCTAAAAAAGAGCTCAGAAGGTCAATCAAATACCGAAGCGTTGATGAATGAGGTATCATCTCGTCTTGAGCAGCACGATGTCACGACAGAAAGTATTCGTGTCGCTGATTATAACGTTGCTTATGGAATTGTTGACGATGCGGGTGAAGGTGATGAGTGGCCACAAATTATCGAAAAACTAAAAGCGGCTGACATTGTTGTCATTGGAACGCCACTTTGGATCGGAGAGAAATCTAGTATTGCTACTAAGGTGATGGAACGCTTATATGGCAGCAATGGTATGACAAATGAAAAGGGGCAACCTTTTTTCTATAATAAAGTTGGTGGTGTGGTTGTAACAGGCAACGAGGATGGTGCAAAACATGCAATCGCCTCTGTGGTGTTTGGTCTATCTCATATTGGCTTTACCATGCCTCCAGAGACTGCAACCTATTGGCTAGGAGAAGCTGGTCCTGGACCTTCATTTATTGAAGCAGAAGGACATAAGCATGAGTTCACGATGACACAAGTGAAAAAGATGGTCCATCACTTGCTTTATTTTGCCAAGCTGCATCAGCAAAATGAAATACCAGTACTTGAAGAAGATTAA
- a CDS encoding DoxX family protein, with translation MKTEIGLLLLRIVLGITFLVHGLDKFNGGIEQTVGMFEGMGFPGFLAYLVTFAEILGGLALIIGLFTRLVSIIFAIIMATAIIQVKLDSGFLGGFELDLVLLVCSLLLALSSSRLLAVNRILPGAMKNF, from the coding sequence ATGAAAACTGAAATTGGATTACTTTTGTTACGGATTGTGTTGGGAATTACGTTCCTGGTTCACGGATTAGACAAGTTTAATGGTGGTATTGAACAAACAGTAGGTATGTTCGAGGGGATGGGCTTTCCTGGATTTCTTGCTTATCTAGTTACATTTGCTGAAATACTTGGAGGACTCGCTTTAATTATTGGATTATTTACTCGATTAGTCAGCATCATTTTCGCTATCATTATGGCTACAGCTATTATCCAAGTGAAACTAGACTCAGGATTTCTAGGTGGATTTGAATTAGATCTTGTTTTACTTGTTTGCTCATTACTTCTTGCTCTTAGCAGCAGTCGTTTATTAGCAGTTAATCGAATTCTTCCCGGAGCAATGAAGAATTTTTAG